The Paenibacillus sp. RUD330 genome has a segment encoding these proteins:
- a CDS encoding sporulation histidine kinase inhibitor Sda — protein MELLSDELLIETYFSAVQFNLDYDFIKLLKGELKRRQLSPESIRLGA, from the coding sequence ATGGAGTTGTTGTCTGATGAGCTGCTGATCGAGACTTACTTCAGCGCGGTCCAGTTCAACCTGGATTACGATTTCATCAAGCTTTTGAAGGGTGAGCTGAAGCGCAGACAACTGAGTCCCGAATCCATACGTTTAGGCGCTTGA
- a CDS encoding YheC/YheD family protein, with protein sequence MEEFAVDSAFPADDSPAAAVAGAQDAPVQGDAFPEAAEAEDELAYVQKVLSLPLHAGKGGGRMLSSKMAKTAALLSHPSIAPHIPPTRPYTEANLKSMLEQHGMVVIKPVRGTGGIGVIKIERSGSGYSYAHSSKIRSAASVQSLHRAVKPLQKGRAYMIQKGIHLATVGGRPIDYRVKYVKNGSRWEFRSMVGRVARPGLFVTNLCRGGSQLTAAQGISRSLSTKLVKSKKQEMRSLTRISAAALEARFPGIGQLGFDYGLDRSGKIWIFEVNTRPK encoded by the coding sequence ATGGAAGAATTCGCAGTAGATTCGGCCTTCCCGGCGGATGATTCGCCTGCGGCTGCCGTTGCGGGCGCCCAGGACGCTCCCGTTCAAGGAGATGCGTTCCCCGAGGCGGCGGAGGCCGAGGATGAGCTGGCCTATGTGCAGAAGGTGCTGTCGCTGCCGCTTCATGCGGGGAAGGGCGGCGGACGCATGCTGTCGAGCAAGATGGCCAAAACCGCCGCGCTGCTGTCCCATCCGTCCATCGCTCCCCATATTCCCCCGACCCGGCCTTATACGGAAGCCAATCTGAAGAGCATGCTGGAGCAGCACGGGATGGTCGTCATCAAGCCGGTTCGCGGAACCGGGGGAATCGGAGTCATCAAGATCGAGCGCAGCGGAAGCGGATACAGCTATGCGCACAGCTCGAAGATCCGCTCGGCCGCGTCGGTCCAATCCCTCCACAGGGCTGTCAAGCCGCTGCAGAAAGGGCGCGCCTACATGATCCAGAAAGGCATCCATCTGGCGACTGTAGGAGGAAGGCCGATCGACTATCGGGTCAAATACGTGAAGAACGGAAGCCGCTGGGAATTCCGCTCGATGGTCGGCCGCGTCGCCAGGCCGGGCTTGTTCGTCACGAACCTGTGCCGGGGCGGCAGCCAGCTGACGGCGGCCCAAGGGATCAGCCGCTCGCTGTCCACGAAGCTGGTGAAGAGCAAGAAGCAGGAAATGCGCAGCCTGACCCGAATTTCAGCGGCTGCGCTGGAAGCCCGCTTTCCCGGCATCGGCCAGCTCGGCTTTGATTACGGACTTGATCGAAGCGGGAAGATATGGATTTTCGAGGTCAATACCCGTCCTAAATAA
- a CDS encoding FtsX-like permease family protein produces MTFRSLALNNIRGSWRSYAAFFLSSVFSVMIFYLYASFLMHPDVASGHIVHANEVKPMMRFCEYLIVIFSFFFVLYSSSAFLKTRKKEFGLLSLFGTTRGQLRKMVVYESMAIAVLSIGAGLGLGILLSKLFLMALEVLLQSEVPIRFAVPTQAVLLTGGGFLLLFFVIALITAMTVGRQQIVELLGGARRPKKAPAASPWLSILAAASLAAGYGLACWMTPMSFLILALPIIGLTTLGTYFLYTQLSVAVLNLLKRSKGIFYKRTNMLVISQMSYRIKDNARVLFVVTILSAVVMSAASTVYVFQKLQRDQILEHTPFTVGYVERGDGHPVMDPAQARKLLQDGGGRIAEQVELQGVLAQGLASAAAGWKPDDSSKAMAVSASDYNRLAKRAGLDAVNPAEGEAVIGYPYKEMKGAKTKPNETVSGQAGGGSFELKLQKIVYGSVFSPVNDATYLLVVPDSTFGAWKVGAPPAERLRAYGFELSDWERALPAVQAFEKPLTKEQKSYVQSYRVESYRDMKQSIGLTIFIGLFISVLFFVAAGSLLYFKQFTELQEDQSQFQALRKIGLTAGELRRTVAAQVGILYLAPCLLGIVHSVFAMFALGTLIGTPVWMYGLIIMGIYILLQGVYFLISCTAYTRSILKLPAS; encoded by the coding sequence ATGACGTTCCGTTCGCTCGCGCTTAACAACATCCGGGGCAGCTGGCGCTCCTATGCCGCCTTTTTCCTCAGCAGCGTGTTCTCGGTCATGATTTTCTATCTGTACGCCTCCTTCCTCATGCATCCCGATGTGGCCAGCGGCCACATCGTCCATGCCAACGAGGTCAAGCCGATGATGAGGTTCTGCGAATATCTGATCGTCATCTTCTCGTTCTTCTTCGTGCTGTACTCCAGCTCGGCCTTCCTCAAGACGAGGAAAAAGGAGTTCGGCCTGCTGTCGCTGTTCGGCACGACACGCGGCCAGCTCCGCAAGATGGTCGTCTACGAAAGCATGGCCATCGCGGTGCTCTCCATCGGGGCGGGACTCGGGCTGGGCATCCTGCTCAGCAAGCTGTTCCTGATGGCGCTGGAGGTGCTGCTGCAGAGCGAGGTGCCGATCCGCTTCGCGGTTCCAACCCAAGCGGTGCTGCTTACGGGCGGAGGCTTCCTGCTGCTGTTCTTCGTCATCGCCCTCATTACGGCGATGACCGTAGGCAGGCAGCAGATCGTCGAGCTGCTCGGCGGAGCGAGGCGGCCTAAGAAAGCGCCTGCCGCATCGCCCTGGCTGTCCATTCTCGCTGCGGCTTCCCTCGCTGCCGGTTACGGGCTGGCCTGCTGGATGACGCCGATGAGCTTTCTGATTCTCGCGCTTCCGATCATCGGACTGACGACGCTCGGAACGTATTTCCTCTACACGCAGCTGAGCGTGGCCGTGCTGAATCTGCTCAAGCGGAGCAAGGGCATTTTCTATAAGCGCACGAACATGCTGGTCATCTCCCAGATGTCCTACCGGATCAAGGACAACGCGCGGGTGCTGTTCGTCGTCACGATCCTGAGCGCGGTCGTCATGAGCGCGGCCAGCACGGTGTATGTGTTCCAGAAGCTGCAGCGCGATCAGATCCTGGAGCATACTCCGTTCACGGTCGGATATGTGGAGCGCGGCGACGGCCATCCGGTGATGGACCCGGCGCAGGCCCGCAAGCTGCTCCAAGACGGAGGAGGCCGCATCGCCGAGCAGGTGGAGCTCCAAGGCGTTCTGGCGCAGGGGCTTGCTTCGGCGGCGGCGGGCTGGAAGCCCGACGATTCCAGCAAGGCGATGGCGGTGTCGGCTTCCGACTACAACCGGCTGGCCAAGCGGGCCGGTCTGGATGCGGTGAACCCTGCCGAGGGCGAGGCCGTCATCGGCTATCCCTATAAGGAAATGAAGGGAGCCAAGACGAAGCCGAACGAAACCGTCTCCGGCCAGGCAGGCGGAGGGAGCTTCGAGCTGAAGCTGCAGAAGATCGTATACGGCAGCGTCTTCAGTCCCGTGAATGACGCGACCTATCTGCTGGTCGTTCCCGATTCCACTTTCGGAGCATGGAAGGTCGGGGCTCCGCCTGCGGAGCGCCTGCGTGCATACGGCTTCGAGCTCAGCGATTGGGAGCGTGCCCTGCCTGCCGTCCAAGCCTTTGAAAAGCCGCTCACGAAAGAGCAGAAGAGCTATGTCCAGAGCTACAGGGTCGAGAGCTACCGCGACATGAAGCAGTCGATCGGCCTGACCATTTTCATCGGCCTCTTCATCAGCGTCCTGTTCTTCGTCGCCGCAGGCAGCCTGCTTTACTTCAAGCAGTTCACCGAGCTGCAGGAGGATCAGAGCCAGTTCCAGGCGCTGCGCAAAATCGGCCTCACCGCCGGCGAGCTGCGCCGCACGGTAGCGGCTCAAGTCGGCATCCTGTACCTTGCACCCTGCCTGCTCGGCATCGTCCACAGCGTATTCGCGATGTTCGCCTTGGGCACGCTGATCGGAACGCCGGTGTGGATGTACGGACTCATCATCATGGGCATCTATATTCTGCTTCAGGGCGTGTATTTCCTGATCTCCTGCACGGCCTACACGAGGAGCATTCTGAAGCTGCCCGCAAGCTGA
- a CDS encoding ABC transporter ATP-binding protein — translation MNILEVNSLGKIYSTKGEVSYKALESIDLNVGAGEFVGIMGPSGSGKTTLLNLLSTIDKPTSGTIQVRGINPAGLSERKLALFRRRELGFVFQDFNLLDTLSLKENIALPLVLDGASPSKIETALEPVAALLGIAPILAKRPYEVSGGQKQRAAIARAIIHQPSLLLADELTGNLDSKSAKDVMESLKDLNERLGATVLMVTHDPFSASYCQRIIFIKDGRFFSEIRRGDNRQAFFQQILDSLSVLGGNFDDVPFARA, via the coding sequence ATGAACATACTCGAAGTCAACTCGCTGGGCAAAATATACAGCACCAAAGGCGAGGTCAGCTACAAAGCTCTGGAAAGCATCGATCTCAATGTCGGCGCAGGGGAGTTCGTCGGCATTATGGGACCGTCCGGCAGCGGCAAGACGACCTTGCTCAATCTGCTGTCGACGATCGACAAGCCGACATCCGGCACGATCCAGGTGCGCGGCATCAATCCGGCCGGACTGTCCGAACGCAAGCTGGCGCTGTTCCGGCGCCGCGAGCTCGGATTCGTGTTCCAGGATTTCAACCTGCTCGACACGCTCAGCCTCAAGGAAAACATCGCGCTTCCGCTTGTGCTCGACGGCGCTTCTCCGTCCAAGATCGAAACGGCCCTGGAGCCGGTGGCGGCTCTGCTCGGCATCGCTCCGATATTGGCGAAGCGCCCTTACGAGGTATCGGGCGGCCAGAAGCAGCGCGCCGCCATCGCGCGGGCGATCATCCACCAGCCGTCGCTGCTGCTGGCCGACGAGCTGACGGGCAATCTCGATTCCAAGTCGGCCAAGGACGTCATGGAATCGCTGAAGGACCTCAATGAACGGCTCGGCGCGACTGTGCTGATGGTGACGCATGACCCGTTCAGCGCCAGCTACTGCCAGCGGATCATTTTCATCAAGGATGGCCGTTTCTTCTCGGAGATCCGCCGCGGGGACAACCGGCAGGCGTTCTTCCAGCAGATTCTGGACTCGCTCAGCGTGTTGGGAGGGAATTTCGATGACGTTCCGTTCGCTCGCGCTTAA
- a CDS encoding sensor histidine kinase: MNSHSALLLYLRGQLFPLAVVASSLLTGAAIWYLERVMSSAGVDWAVLGYFLLLSLCMTGAGLTLGYLRQRAYLEQLLRMTGQPAGWKPLLSPVTAEQKKTAELISVLGHQSQDRLEQHNRERELHRHFVFQWVHHMKTPVSVIDLIAQNAASKPGLVGQELQDASASLREETDKLTRGLEQMMHTARLDEFAMDFHPRRVSLHEAARTAVNAHKRLIIAAGVYPRITGEGWVETDEKWLHFLLAQLVANAVKYSRPKPGSKKLAIAIVSQAGGRTSISVQDEGIGIPAQDIPRVFDPFFTGENGRKTEESTGMGLYLAREVASRMGVGLELESAAGEGTTATLSFHGEAIHKDLHVR, from the coding sequence ATGAATTCGCACTCGGCTCTGCTGCTTTATTTGCGCGGGCAGCTGTTTCCTCTTGCCGTCGTGGCGTCATCCCTGCTGACCGGAGCGGCGATCTGGTACCTGGAAAGGGTGATGTCTTCCGCCGGCGTCGATTGGGCGGTTCTCGGCTATTTCCTGCTCTTGTCGCTCTGCATGACGGGAGCTGGACTGACGCTCGGCTACTTGCGCCAGAGGGCTTACCTGGAGCAGCTGCTCCGGATGACCGGGCAGCCGGCCGGCTGGAAGCCGCTGCTGTCGCCGGTCACGGCGGAGCAGAAAAAAACGGCCGAGCTGATCTCGGTGCTCGGCCATCAGAGCCAGGACCGGCTCGAGCAGCATAACCGCGAGCGGGAGCTGCACCGGCATTTCGTGTTCCAATGGGTGCATCATATGAAGACGCCGGTATCCGTCATCGATCTGATCGCGCAGAACGCGGCCAGCAAGCCGGGCCTTGTCGGCCAGGAGCTTCAGGATGCCTCGGCCAGCCTCCGGGAGGAAACGGACAAGCTGACCCGCGGCCTCGAGCAGATGATGCACACCGCCCGCCTGGACGAATTCGCGATGGACTTCCATCCGAGGCGCGTCTCTCTTCACGAGGCCGCCCGCACGGCGGTCAACGCGCACAAGAGGCTGATCATCGCCGCCGGCGTTTATCCCCGCATCACGGGGGAGGGATGGGTCGAGACCGACGAGAAATGGCTGCATTTCCTGCTTGCGCAGCTGGTGGCCAATGCCGTCAAATACTCTCGTCCCAAGCCCGGCAGCAAAAAGCTGGCCATCGCAATCGTCAGCCAGGCCGGCGGACGGACAAGCATCTCCGTTCAGGATGAAGGCATCGGCATTCCGGCGCAGGATATTCCCCGAGTGTTCGATCCGTTCTTCACCGGAGAGAACGGCCGCAAGACGGAGGAGTCGACGGGCATGGGCCTCTACCTGGCCCGGGAGGTCGCCTCGCGCATGGGCGTCGGGCTGGAGCTTGAATCCGCGGCGGGAGAGGGGACGACCGCGACTCTGTCCTTCCACGGGGAAGCCATCCATAAGGATCTCCATGTCAGGTGA
- a CDS encoding response regulator transcription factor, whose amino-acid sequence MYRITIVEDDDKIAEQLAGALERYGFQPQRAARFKDLNEDFREHEPHLVLMDINLPYFDGFYWCRQFRQHSKAPVLFISARSGEMDQVMAIENGGDDYVTKPIHLDLLMAKIKSALRRAYGEYSTAADAAASGDAEQAVAMGALGLDASRSLLEWQGGCVELTKNERLLAQSLMEGGGRIVSRDSLLENLWDDTSFVDDNTLTVNVTRLRRKLEEIGLGGVLETVRGQGYRLNEAALREAGAGRPSAAGERRE is encoded by the coding sequence ATGTACCGAATCACGATCGTCGAGGACGATGACAAAATCGCCGAGCAGCTGGCGGGAGCGCTGGAGCGTTATGGCTTCCAGCCGCAGCGGGCGGCCAGGTTCAAGGATCTGAACGAGGATTTCCGCGAGCACGAGCCTCATCTGGTGCTGATGGACATCAATCTGCCGTATTTCGACGGCTTTTATTGGTGCCGCCAGTTCCGCCAGCATTCCAAGGCTCCCGTCCTGTTCATCTCCGCGCGTTCGGGAGAGATGGACCAGGTGATGGCGATCGAGAACGGCGGGGACGACTATGTAACCAAGCCGATCCATCTGGATCTGCTCATGGCCAAAATCAAAAGCGCGCTGCGCCGCGCATACGGAGAGTACTCCACTGCGGCTGACGCCGCAGCCTCCGGCGATGCCGAGCAAGCCGTCGCCATGGGCGCTCTCGGCCTGGATGCGAGCCGCAGCCTGCTGGAATGGCAGGGCGGCTGCGTGGAGCTGACCAAAAACGAGCGGCTGCTCGCGCAGAGCCTGATGGAGGGCGGAGGCCGGATCGTATCCCGGGACAGCCTGCTCGAGAATCTGTGGGACGACACGAGCTTTGTCGATGACAATACGCTCACGGTCAACGTCACCCGGCTCCGCCGCAAGCTGGAGGAGATCGGGCTTGGAGGCGTGCTGGAAACGGTGCGCGGACAGGGCTACAGGCTGAACGAGGCCGCGCTTCGCGAAGCCGGGGCAGGCCGTCCGTCCGCAGCCGGGGAAAGACGGGAATGA
- a CDS encoding FAD-binding dehydrogenase produces MNYDVIVVGAGLAGLAAVSELAAAGKKVLLVDQEPEASLGGQAWWSFGGLFLVDSPEQRRMGIKDTRELALQDWLGSAGFDRAEDEDRWGRQWAEAYVDFAAGEKRAWLRSLGISFFPVVGWAERGGYLAEGHGNSVPRFHIVWGTGPGIVKPFEARVRDAITSGLVDYRPRHRVDGFIKQGAAIAGVHGAVLEPSLAGRGEASSREPIGDFEFHASAVLVASGGIGANHELVRQNWPERLGRPPATMLSGVPAHVDGRMLGIAEQAGGRIVNRDRMWHYTEGIKNWSPVWDLHGIRILPGPSSMWLNAEGRRFPAPHFPGFDTLGTLQAIQDTGYDYSWFILTHKVIGKEFALSGSEQNPDLTGKSIRGVLGRALSSVPGPVQAFLDKGEDFVTAGSVAELAAGMNRIAGSSLIHAAELERQLLARDREIDNKFSKDLQIVALRGARSYLGDRLIRTAAPHKFLDPAHGPLIAVRLRIVSRKTLGGLQTDLSGRALDSEGAPVPGLYAAGEAAGFGGGGVHGYRALEGTFLGGCLFTGRQAGRALSEQLR; encoded by the coding sequence ATGAACTACGACGTCATCGTAGTCGGGGCGGGGCTGGCCGGGCTCGCCGCCGTATCCGAGCTGGCCGCAGCCGGCAAGAAAGTGCTGCTCGTCGATCAGGAGCCGGAAGCGTCTCTGGGCGGGCAAGCCTGGTGGTCGTTCGGAGGGCTGTTTCTCGTTGATTCGCCGGAGCAGCGCAGGATGGGCATCAAGGATACCCGAGAGCTCGCCCTTCAGGACTGGCTCGGCTCCGCCGGCTTCGACCGCGCGGAGGATGAGGACCGCTGGGGCCGCCAGTGGGCAGAGGCCTACGTGGACTTCGCCGCCGGAGAGAAGCGAGCATGGCTGCGGTCCCTCGGCATCTCCTTCTTTCCTGTGGTGGGCTGGGCGGAGCGCGGCGGTTATCTTGCCGAAGGGCATGGCAATTCCGTGCCTCGCTTCCATATTGTCTGGGGCACGGGACCTGGAATCGTGAAGCCTTTCGAGGCCAGAGTCCGGGACGCCATAACGTCAGGGCTTGTCGATTACCGTCCCCGCCACCGGGTCGACGGCTTCATCAAGCAAGGGGCTGCCATCGCCGGGGTGCATGGCGCCGTGCTGGAGCCCAGCCTGGCCGGGCGCGGCGAAGCGAGCTCCCGCGAGCCTATCGGCGATTTCGAATTCCATGCCTCAGCCGTGCTCGTGGCCAGCGGAGGAATCGGCGCGAACCACGAGCTCGTCAGGCAGAACTGGCCGGAGCGGCTCGGCCGCCCGCCCGCGACCATGCTGTCCGGCGTCCCGGCCCACGTCGACGGGCGGATGTTAGGCATCGCGGAGCAGGCGGGCGGCCGCATCGTCAACCGGGACCGGATGTGGCATTATACCGAGGGCATCAAAAACTGGAGCCCTGTCTGGGACCTCCACGGAATCCGGATTTTGCCCGGCCCTTCCTCCATGTGGCTGAATGCCGAAGGAAGACGGTTTCCCGCCCCCCATTTCCCCGGCTTCGACACGCTGGGCACGCTCCAGGCCATCCAGGATACGGGGTACGATTACTCCTGGTTCATCCTCACCCATAAGGTCATCGGCAAGGAATTCGCCCTCTCCGGCTCGGAACAGAATCCGGATCTGACGGGAAAGAGCATCCGGGGCGTGCTGGGGCGGGCCCTCTCCTCCGTGCCCGGACCGGTTCAGGCTTTCCTGGACAAAGGAGAGGACTTCGTGACGGCCGGCAGCGTGGCCGAGCTGGCTGCAGGCATGAACCGAATCGCGGGCAGCTCCCTGATCCATGCGGCCGAGCTGGAGCGGCAGCTGCTCGCCAGAGACCGTGAAATAGACAACAAGTTCTCCAAAGACCTGCAAATCGTGGCGCTCCGGGGAGCCAGGAGCTATCTCGGAGACAGGCTCATCCGTACGGCGGCTCCCCATAAATTCCTTGATCCGGCCCACGGCCCTCTCATTGCCGTAAGGCTGAGGATCGTCAGCCGCAAGACGCTGGGAGGCCTCCAGACCGATCTGTCCGGGCGGGCGCTCGACTCCGAGGGAGCTCCCGTTCCCGGCCTCTATGCCGCAGGCGAAGCGGCCGGCTTCGGAGGCGGCGGCGTGCACGGCTACCGCGCGCTGGAGGGCACCTTCCTCGGCGGCTGCCTGTTCACCGGACGGCAAGCGGGACGGGCGCTCTCCGAGCAGCTCCGCTAA
- a CDS encoding DinB family protein: MTDINGFIAEWRSHRNVLPQMLEQVTDEQLDMKPWEQAMSLSELVVHIAASMVVFAATVANGSFNPGDKPSPIHTADELRAFAAAATEKAEELLRPIGREQLDREIDFFGNAMPGHVLLQNAKDHEIHHKGQLFVYLRLAGIEKLPFFVSRG, from the coding sequence ATGACTGACATCAATGGATTTATCGCCGAGTGGCGCAGCCACCGCAACGTTTTGCCTCAAATGCTGGAACAGGTAACAGATGAGCAACTGGACATGAAGCCTTGGGAGCAGGCCATGTCATTGTCCGAGCTCGTCGTCCATATCGCCGCCTCGATGGTCGTGTTCGCCGCGACGGTTGCGAACGGCTCTTTCAACCCGGGAGACAAGCCGAGTCCGATCCATACGGCCGATGAGCTGCGGGCGTTTGCCGCAGCTGCAACGGAGAAGGCGGAGGAGCTGCTTCGCCCGATCGGCAGGGAACAGCTGGACCGGGAAATCGATTTCTTCGGAAACGCGATGCCGGGACATGTCCTGCTCCAGAATGCGAAGGATCATGAGATTCACCATAAAGGCCAATTGTTCGTCTATCTGCGCTTGGCCGGCATCGAGAAGCTGCCTTTCTTCGTCAGCCGCGGGTAA
- a CDS encoding TetR family transcriptional regulator, whose translation MDKRQLIIDAAIAVLQEKGMEKTKISDIVKAAGIAQGTFYLYFPSKLSVMPAIAEVMVRNILVRLNAVDDGGSAREQLDGMVEAIFEVTEQHQDLSALIYSGITQTEHVREWEAIYDPIYSWINGRLLQFRQRGEIRPSIAAGYAAKLVLGLIETAAEQNYLYASSDNAVVEAHVAELKAFLAAGLGVK comes from the coding sequence GTGGATAAACGACAGCTTATCATCGATGCCGCCATCGCGGTCTTGCAGGAGAAGGGAATGGAAAAGACCAAGATTTCCGACATCGTAAAAGCGGCCGGAATCGCTCAAGGCACCTTTTATTTGTATTTCCCTTCGAAGCTGTCGGTCATGCCTGCAATCGCGGAAGTCATGGTCCGGAACATTCTCGTCCGCTTGAATGCGGTCGATGACGGCGGCAGCGCCAGGGAGCAGCTGGACGGCATGGTCGAAGCGATCTTCGAGGTCACCGAGCAGCATCAGGATCTGTCCGCGCTGATCTACTCCGGCATCACCCAGACGGAGCATGTCCGGGAGTGGGAAGCCATTTACGATCCTATTTACAGCTGGATCAACGGACGGCTGCTTCAGTTCCGGCAACGAGGCGAAATACGTCCCTCCATCGCGGCCGGTTATGCCGCCAAGCTTGTGCTTGGGCTAATCGAAACCGCCGCCGAGCAGAATTATTTGTACGCCTCCTCGGACAACGCAGTCGTGGAGGCGCATGTTGCCGAGCTTAAAGCGTTTCTGGCCGCAGGGCTCGGAGTGAAATGA
- a CDS encoding SMR family transporter: MHAQPQTKPAKPQLGWLFVGLTCLMEWIWVYGFHTANLPWHFVLIALLIVVDFYFLYRACQFIPTGTVYALFAAAGTIGTALMDVTLFGGAFSVAKSLFMILLLLGIVMLKLADGKSADTSPNS, encoded by the coding sequence ATGCATGCGCAACCACAAACCAAACCCGCCAAGCCGCAATTAGGCTGGCTGTTCGTCGGACTGACCTGCCTCATGGAATGGATCTGGGTATATGGCTTCCATACCGCGAATCTCCCTTGGCACTTCGTCCTGATCGCCCTTCTCATCGTCGTTGATTTCTACTTCCTATATCGGGCTTGCCAGTTCATCCCTACCGGCACCGTATACGCCCTGTTCGCCGCAGCGGGAACCATCGGCACCGCGCTGATGGACGTCACCCTGTTCGGGGGCGCCTTCAGCGTCGCCAAAAGCCTGTTCATGATTCTGCTGCTGCTCGGAATCGTCATGCTGAAGCTGGCGGACGGCAAAAGCGCCGATACCTCGCCCAACAGCTAG
- a CDS encoding SMR family transporter, translating to MGWIFVFSAAVCEVTGVVGLSRFSKRKSWLNALLFAGGFAASFILLYASFQYLQLSIAYTVWIGLGTSLAVVTNMIFFGESKSRMRMLSLLLIVIGVSGLKAVS from the coding sequence ATGGGTTGGATCTTTGTATTCTCCGCCGCGGTCTGCGAAGTGACCGGAGTCGTAGGACTCAGCCGCTTCTCCAAGCGCAAAAGCTGGCTGAACGCCCTGCTGTTCGCCGGAGGCTTCGCGGCGTCGTTCATCCTGCTTTACGCTTCGTTTCAATATCTCCAGCTCAGCATCGCCTATACGGTATGGATCGGGCTCGGAACCTCGCTTGCCGTCGTGACGAACATGATCTTTTTCGGCGAATCGAAAAGCAGGATGCGGATGCTCAGCCTGCTGCTGATCGTCATCGGGGTGAGCGGACTGAAGGCGGTATCTTGA
- the erpA gene encoding iron-sulfur cluster insertion protein ErpA translates to MIEISETASDKIKEMLAAEEAANLFLRVGVKEGGCSGFSYGMGFDDEQKSDDQELDVNGVKVVVDSDSAKYLRGLEIDWKEGAMGGGFTIHNPNATVTCGCGSSFRTASDAGKPKPDEC, encoded by the coding sequence ATGATCGAGATCAGTGAAACGGCCTCGGATAAAATAAAAGAAATGCTCGCTGCCGAAGAAGCAGCGAACTTGTTCCTGCGCGTCGGCGTCAAGGAAGGCGGCTGCAGCGGCTTCTCCTACGGGATGGGCTTCGACGACGAGCAGAAGAGCGATGACCAGGAGCTCGACGTCAACGGCGTCAAGGTCGTTGTCGACAGCGACAGCGCGAAGTACCTGCGCGGCCTCGAGATCGACTGGAAGGAAGGCGCCATGGGCGGCGGCTTCACGATCCACAACCCCAACGCGACTGTCACCTGCGGCTGCGGCAGCAGCTTCCGCACGGCGAGCGACGCCGGCAAGCCGAAGCCGGACGAGTGCTGA
- the mqnE gene encoding aminofutalosine synthase MqnE → MNIITPTEASVMQGIREKVAAGERLTLEDGVFMYRSDDLLSIGQMANEVNLRKNGKKVYFIDTMTLYFTNVCEAHCAFCSFRKDEGDEGAYTLTPEEMIQYVDQHITPTVREFHIVGGHNAHVPFQYYVDSLKALKEKYPHVTLKTYTAAEIDFFSRISGLSYEGVLKELRDAGLESLTGGGAEILSDQYRKKMRVEKADVSQYLDVHRTAHNLGIKTHTTMLYGAVETHEQRIQHMMSIRELQDETNGFLVFIPLSMQPASPRAGIRRRNSAFEDLKTIAISRLMLDNFNHIKAYFINIGPQLTQVSLAMGASDVHGTLVRERISHAAGALTPEGLSREDLIWLIKGAGRIPVERDTFYNEVQVFE, encoded by the coding sequence ATGAATATCATTACTCCGACGGAAGCCTCCGTCATGCAAGGCATCCGCGAGAAAGTAGCCGCCGGCGAGCGCCTGACGCTTGAAGACGGCGTGTTTATGTACCGCTCCGACGATCTGCTCAGCATCGGACAGATGGCCAACGAGGTCAACCTGCGCAAGAACGGCAAGAAGGTTTATTTCATCGACACGATGACGCTCTATTTCACCAACGTCTGCGAAGCCCACTGCGCCTTCTGCAGCTTCCGCAAGGATGAGGGGGACGAAGGCGCTTATACGCTGACCCCGGAAGAAATGATCCAATACGTCGATCAGCATATTACGCCGACCGTGCGCGAGTTCCACATCGTCGGAGGCCACAATGCCCATGTTCCCTTCCAATATTACGTGGATTCCCTCAAGGCGCTGAAGGAGAAATATCCGCATGTGACGCTCAAGACGTACACGGCGGCCGAGATCGATTTCTTCTCCCGCATCAGCGGCCTCAGCTACGAAGGCGTGCTGAAGGAGCTGCGCGACGCCGGCCTCGAATCCTTGACGGGCGGCGGCGCCGAAATCCTGTCGGACCAATACCGCAAGAAGATGAGAGTCGAGAAAGCGGACGTGAGCCAGTATCTGGACGTCCACCGGACCGCGCACAACCTCGGCATCAAGACGCATACGACGATGCTGTACGGCGCCGTGGAAACCCACGAGCAGCGCATCCAGCACATGATGTCGATCCGCGAGCTGCAGGACGAGACGAACGGCTTCCTCGTGTTCATCCCGCTCTCCATGCAGCCGGCCAGCCCGAGGGCGGGCATCCGCCGCCGCAATTCGGCCTTCGAGGACCTCAAGACGATCGCAATCAGCCGCCTGATGCTGGACAACTTCAATCACATCAAGGCCTACTTCATCAATATCGGCCCTCAGCTGACCCAGGTATCGCTGGCGATGGGAGCATCCGATGTGCACGGAACGCTGGTCCGCGAGCGCATCAGCCACGCGGCTGGCGCCCTGACTCCGGAAGGTCTGTCACGAGAAGACCTGATCTGGTTAATAAAGGGTGCGGGACGCATTCCGGTCGAACGCGACACCTTCTACAATGAAGTCCAGGTATTTGAGTAA